The segment GAAGGGATTTTTGAAGACGACGGCGAGTATGACATCGAATCCGAAATTGTGCCGTTCTTATCGACGTTAAAAGGATTCCGTTTCGGTTTCAACTCCGGCATGCGGGTTGAAGTGCTGTTTGTAAATACCAAAGAGTTCGTCGTAAGATGGGGCACGAAAAACCCCATCAATATTCCGGCGCCTCAGCTGCCAGGCGGCATGCCAATCCGGGCGAATGGCACTTTCCAGTTTAAAGTGAATGACTATATGGCATTGATCGATAAAATTGCGGGCATCCGGGACAGCTATTTGGTGGATGAAGTAAAGATCCGGATTACCGCAATTCTCGATCAGCTCCTGATGAAATGGATCACCAAAGAAGGCAAGAATATGTTCAATCTGCAGGCCAACGCCCATGAAATTGGCGCTGGCATACAAGATGACTTGAATATGGAATTGATGGATGATGGCATGAAAATCACCGGCTTCCAGGTTATGAGCTTCAACTATCCGCAGGAAATCCAGGATATGATCAACAAAAGCGCTTCCCACGGCATGGTGGGCGACATTTCGAAATACCAGCAAATCTCCGTTGCGGATGCGATGGGCAAATCTTCCGGTTCCAATACCGCGTCCGACATGGCCGGCATGATGATGGGGATGAATATCGCCAAAGAAATGATGGACAATCAAAAAGGAAGCGGTTCGGAAAATCAGGCCGCTGCAGGCACTCAAACCTCACAAGCAGCGGACGGCGATGCAGCAGCACCGAATTTCTGTCCGAATTGCGGCCAGAAAAACGAAGGTGCGAAGTTCTGCCCGAATTGCGGGCAAAAATTAGTTTAATCGAAAAGCCCATCAAGCAGGTAAAACGATTTCCTGCTTGATGGGCTTTTTTTATTCATATTCCAGCTAGGGCTAGTTCCCGCATTAATGCGCCATCATCTCATGCGCAATCGTATGCCCATCCATAGTAGAAGGATAATAAGTCGGCCAGTTTACGACTTCATCCAGCAAAGCTTGGCGGTCATTGCCCCAATACAGGTGGTAATGGGAGGCTGCGGTTGGAAAGATGCTATGGTCACTGAATTGGATGAACTTTGGAAGACCTGTTGTTTCTTCCTCTAACTTAAAGGTAAAGCGAACGCCTCGATTGCCTGCTTCGTATGTAAGGATTTCATAGCCGTCATAGACATACTTGCCTGAAAGTTCTTCACCGTTTTGGACGAACGTGACAATATCTTCTTTAATAATGATTCGGTCGACGTCTGTCTTATAGCCAGTGGTGTAATATTCTTTGTATTCTTCAGCAGTCATTTTGTCTGAATGCGAAGCTTTATCGGCAAACACTTCATCAAGTTCTCCGCTTTTTAAGTATGGATATACTGACTGCCAATACCCAGCCCAATCGGATAGAGGACGGTCTTTTACTTGGCTGTCTTCAAAAAATCCATCATAGATTTTCTGGGTTGCTTCGTCAAGCTCATGGCTATGAACAGAGGCATGGTCATGCTCGTGCTCATGGCTGCTTTCCTCTGAATGGCTTTCCGTTGCTTGTTCCTGTGTTTCAGCGGAATTGGCAGAAATGCTTGAAGCAGATGTGGTTTCTTGTTCAGCCTCAGCTAGTTTTGCAGATTGACAACCAGCCGCCAGCAAGGAACTGATTGACAAGATGGCTATGCCTTTACTTAATGAATTTTTCATTATTAACACTCCTTTTAAATAGTAATGATTACACTTTATGATTATACAGATAAACACTTGTTTCTGTAAAAATAAAAATATTATGAATTTATCTATCCGATTTTTAATACGATTGCCGCTTTTTTCATTCAATCAAAATACTTTGTAAAATAAATGGGGAACATTATGATAATCATGGCTTCGAATGGTTCCTTATACACAAAAAAATATTACTGCATGCATGACTAAATTATGATTCTCCAAAAACTTCTTAGAATTCCGTTTATAAATTGTTAGCAAGGGAACATTACTGTATCAATATATGTAGATTTGAACTCACTGTTTAAAGATATTTTAAAATACCAAAAGTATTTTAGAAAATAAAACAGTAAACGCT is part of the Planococcus shenhongbingii genome and harbors:
- a CDS encoding SPFH domain-containing protein, which translates into the protein MAFFGNQFSDVVEWDEFREDMIFWKWTNQEIKKGSKLIIRPGQDAVFLNNGKIEGIFEDDGEYDIESEIVPFLSTLKGFRFGFNSGMRVEVLFVNTKEFVVRWGTKNPINIPAPQLPGGMPIRANGTFQFKVNDYMALIDKIAGIRDSYLVDEVKIRITAILDQLLMKWITKEGKNMFNLQANAHEIGAGIQDDLNMELMDDGMKITGFQVMSFNYPQEIQDMINKSASHGMVGDISKYQQISVADAMGKSSGSNTASDMAGMMMGMNIAKEMMDNQKGSGSENQAAAGTQTSQAADGDAAAPNFCPNCGQKNEGAKFCPNCGQKLV
- a CDS encoding metal-binding protein ZinT, whose amino-acid sequence is MKNSLSKGIAILSISSLLAAGCQSAKLAEAEQETTSASSISANSAETQEQATESHSEESSHEHEHDHASVHSHELDEATQKIYDGFFEDSQVKDRPLSDWAGYWQSVYPYLKSGELDEVFADKASHSDKMTAEEYKEYYTTGYKTDVDRIIIKEDIVTFVQNGEELSGKYVYDGYEILTYEAGNRGVRFTFKLEEETTGLPKFIQFSDHSIFPTAASHYHLYWGNDRQALLDEVVNWPTYYPSTMDGHTIAHEMMAH